In one Trichosurus vulpecula isolate mTriVul1 chromosome 8, mTriVul1.pri, whole genome shotgun sequence genomic region, the following are encoded:
- the LOC118829221 gene encoding transmembrane protein 126A-like codes for MEHNQENTERRLTINEIIARRVEQLPESDQNLLMTGSAYVGLNAAFCGLIANSFFRRILNVTHARIASALPMAVLPFLSTYITYRSFVSFPLSSGDLSCEACTVIRGGMVGLLIGGLYPVVLAMPINGALAARYNSAPLPQRGNIWTYWITVSRPILRKMVFPIMLQTAFAAYLGSKQYEVLIKAFELPEPGFQFQDIQNKSSTQLKE; via the coding sequence ATGGAACATAATcaagaaaatacagaaagaagattaactatcaatgaaatcatagcaaGAAGAGTAGAACAACTTCCAGAATCGGATCAGAATTTACTTATGACTGGATCAGCCTACGTTGGACTAAATGCGGCTTTTTGTGGCCTAATAGCAAATAGTTTTTTCCGACGCATCTTAAATGTGACACATGCTCGCATAGCATCAGCTTTACCAATGGCTGTTCTCCCATTTTTATCAACCTACATAACTTACAGAAGTTTTGTAAGTTTCCCTTTGAGTTCAGGTGATCTAAGCTGTGAAGCCTGTACTGTTATAAGAGGTGGAATGGTAGGTCTCCTAATTGGGGGTCTCTACCCTGTTGTTTTGGCTATGCCAATAAATGGTGCTCTGGCAGCCAGGTACAACTCAGCTCCACTACCACAGAGAGGAAATATTTGGACCTACTGGATCACAGTCTCTCGACCTATCCTTAGAAAGATGGTCTTTCCCATAATGCTGCAGACTGCATTTGCAGCATACCTTGGTTCTAAACAATATGAAGTACTCATAAAAGCATTTGAATTACCTGAACCTGGCTTTCAATTCCAGGATATTCAAAATAAATCAAGTACAcagctaaaagaataa